ACCCTTTCTTTGCTAATTCATAGGCAGTCATCACGGAATTGGTTGTCTTGCCTACACCGCCCTTAAAATTTCCGAATAATATTTTCTTAGTCAACATGTCCCCTCCTTACTACAAAAAATATTACCACATATTTGTTTTGATTTGTGTGTTTATTTAAATTTACTATTTGTATATCTGAATATTGGACTATTTGTTTATTTGAATATTTGAATATTTGAATACAAATATTCAAATAAAACAACCGCTTTGTTCTTGATATACCAGTACATATTTTTTTACTATCCGTATATTTGAATATCGTACTAAATGTATATTTCACTATTAGGATATTCGTATAAATTACTATTTGAATATTAGTATACAAAAACTAATTTTATCTTTATTTTCTTGCTAAGGTGGGGTATTATTAAAAATATAAAATAGAACATAAAAAAACACCCACTGACTGGAATCGGTGAGCGCCACAAAGATAAATTTAATTTAGTTATTATTATATCATGGCCGGTGCGATTTTTAAAGCCCTAGGGGACAAGCTGGGGTCTAAATCCAAGGGGACACGTTTGCCAGTGCGACTTCAATAAGTCTGGCTATACCACAACAAGGTCATCTGTACGGCTGGGTGGTGAATGGTGAGCGCGACCATTAACGGCGCGGGTGGTAAAACGAAGCTTCGGCTTGGTGCCACTGATTAGTTGGTGATCGAACAAACACAAATACGTATCATCAACGCCTGCTAGGGCGTTTTTTAGTAGGTTAAACCGAAAACGTAGGTTTATAATGAGTGGTGGTAGCAATACCGCAATTGTACAGACAAGCGACGGGCGTTAACGACCGACGAACTAAGGGAAAACCTTAGCGTAGAATTGTACTCTGGTTCAGTTATTCCAAATAGCTGATTCCAGGGAACAATTCTGCGCTCAAAACGTCACTCCCTCTAAACTGAACGGAAAACCGTAACCCGTCAACATTAAATTCATAAGGGTTAGGAGTTTTTTTGTTGAGTACACATGCTATTTATTTAAATGATTTGTTAGGTTTGTCTAACCTAGAAAATGTAAAAATTAAGTTTAATCAATGGAATACCGAAGAAGATCCAATAGACGTGTTTCAAGCGAATCCTGAGCTGATTAATAATCAATGGTTATTTTGGAGAAATCAGAAACGTTATTTTAATGTTAATGATGTTGCAATTAATTTGGTTAGAGTAAAGGGAGATATTTATCTTCTGACAACAGTTAAATTGGTTACGGAAGAGTTAGGTGTAATTCATGGAATAAATTATGCTGGAAAGGAATTAAAACGGTATCGTCCACTATATGGAAGGGTTTTAATTAAATATCATAAAGATTTCCAAGCTTCAGTTGTTAACGCGGAAAGTAAACTTGAAAAATTGGTTGTTTCTCAAGTTTTACCAGATGTATATAAGAATGATGGTTTTCCAGGTTATGATAGTGTATGCCTTTCATATCAGCAGTTAAAGTTGGTATTAGAAAAAAATAAAAGTGAGTGGATTACCGCTCTTTCAAATCAAAAAGCGGTATATTTAATTCGTGATGTATCTAATGGAAAGCTATATGTTGGTTCTGCAACTAGTAAAAACGGCATGCTTTTAGATAGATGGAGAAGCTACATTAGTAATGGTCACGGTGGGAATAAGTGCCTACAGGAGCTTATTAAAGAAGCTGGATTTGAATATGTGAAAAAGAATTTTCAATATTCAATATTAGAAAATTATAATTCAAGAGTGGATGATTCATTTATTTTGCGTCGTGAGTCTTGGTGGAAGAAAGTGTTTGATTCCAGAAATAAAAAATTTGGATACAATGAAAATTAGAATAATTTTCATTGGTTTATACACTGATTATAGGTAAAGGTATAGCCGTTTGAATGGCTAACTTCACAAAGTGGATTTTCTGATTTTTCGGGCGATTTTCACCTATACCAATCCCACATCGGCAATTTTCACAAAGGCCAAATAACGGATCGTTGTTTTATCAGGGAGTGAAGGGTTTACTTGGGATAAGCCCCATTATGTTAAGTAGAAATTGGTATACTAAAAAAGGCTCCCGGTT
The sequence above is drawn from the Levilactobacillus zymae genome and encodes:
- a CDS encoding GIY-YIG nuclease family protein translates to MSTHAIYLNDLLGLSNLENVKIKFNQWNTEEDPIDVFQANPELINNQWLFWRNQKRYFNVNDVAINLVRVKGDIYLLTTVKLVTEELGVIHGINYAGKELKRYRPLYGRVLIKYHKDFQASVVNAESKLEKLVVSQVLPDVYKNDGFPGYDSVCLSYQQLKLVLEKNKSEWITALSNQKAVYLIRDVSNGKLYVGSATSKNGMLLDRWRSYISNGHGGNKCLQELIKEAGFEYVKKNFQYSILENYNSRVDDSFILRRESWWKKVFDSRNKKFGYNEN